One stretch of Saccharomonospora xinjiangensis XJ-54 DNA includes these proteins:
- a CDS encoding mechanosensitive ion channel family protein, which produces MEEFLSEPPDCTRDMETWCGQVYRITGNEWLAASADWLVARPLRILLILLGAFLVRLLIRKLIDRLTRTPAGEPGSDSPGKLPALLRPLKERAPEMLGPVALERRRQRAQTIGSVLKSLTSFVVFGLAFVLILGELGINLAPILASAGIVGVAIGFGAQNLVRDFLSGIFMMLEDQYGVGDVVDVGEAIGTVESVGLRITTVRDLNGTVWYVRNGEVLRVGNFSQGYAVAVVDIPLGYDTDVTKATAVLEEVAKEAAEDASIRPDVLESPQVLGVENVTPEAIQFRLTTKVRPGRQWAVQRALRAEIMRALEREGFDPPLGRFFGPRPTS; this is translated from the coding sequence GTGGAAGAGTTTCTCAGCGAGCCGCCGGACTGCACCAGGGACATGGAGACGTGGTGCGGTCAGGTCTACCGCATCACCGGCAACGAATGGCTGGCGGCATCGGCCGACTGGCTCGTGGCGCGGCCCCTTCGCATCCTGCTCATCCTGCTCGGTGCGTTCCTCGTCCGGCTGCTGATCCGCAAGCTGATCGACCGGCTCACCCGCACCCCGGCAGGGGAGCCCGGTTCCGACAGCCCCGGCAAACTTCCCGCGCTGCTGCGTCCGCTCAAGGAGCGGGCTCCCGAGATGCTCGGCCCTGTCGCGCTGGAGCGACGGAGACAGAGAGCCCAGACCATCGGGTCGGTCCTGAAGTCGCTGACCAGTTTCGTGGTGTTCGGCCTCGCGTTCGTTCTCATCCTCGGCGAACTGGGCATCAACCTCGCCCCCATCCTCGCCTCGGCCGGCATCGTCGGTGTCGCCATCGGTTTCGGCGCGCAGAACCTTGTCAGGGACTTCCTCTCCGGCATCTTCATGATGCTGGAGGACCAGTACGGCGTCGGGGACGTCGTGGACGTCGGAGAGGCCATCGGCACGGTCGAATCGGTGGGTCTGCGCATTACGACCGTGCGGGACCTGAACGGCACGGTCTGGTATGTGCGTAACGGCGAGGTGCTCAGGGTCGGCAACTTCAGCCAGGGATACGCCGTCGCCGTCGTGGACATCCCGCTCGGATACGACACCGACGTGACGAAGGCCACCGCCGTGCTGGAAGAGGTCGCCAAGGAGGCCGCGGAGGACGCCTCGATCCGTCCCGACGTCCTCGAATCCCCGCAGGTGCTCGGAGTCGAGAACGTCACGCCCGAAGCCATCCAGTTCCGCCTCACCACGAAGGTGCGGCCAGGACGTCAGTGGGCTGTCCAGCGCGCGCTGCGGGCCGAGATCATGCGCGCACTGGAGCGCGAGGGCTTCGACCCGCCGCTCGGACGGTTCTTCGGGCCCCGTCCGACGTCGTGA
- a CDS encoding HNH endonuclease, whose protein sequence is MLLLNATFEPLTALPLRRAIVLLVCGKAEVVHEDPAGILLRSATMTVELPSVIRLSRYVRVPYRAQVPLTRAGLMHRDRFRCAYCGGKAETIDHVVPRSRGGAHSWENCVACCATCNHRKADKLLSELGWRLRVVPREPHGPHWRLLAHAKEADPSWRRYLGAPAA, encoded by the coding sequence GTGCTGCTGCTCAACGCCACGTTCGAACCCCTCACCGCGCTACCGCTGCGCCGCGCCATCGTGCTGCTCGTCTGCGGCAAGGCCGAGGTGGTGCACGAGGATCCGGCCGGGATTCTGCTGCGCTCGGCCACGATGACGGTGGAGCTGCCGTCGGTGATCAGGCTCAGCAGATACGTCCGGGTACCTTACCGGGCTCAGGTACCCCTGACTCGTGCGGGTCTCATGCACCGGGACCGGTTCCGGTGCGCGTACTGCGGCGGGAAAGCGGAGACCATCGACCACGTGGTGCCCCGAAGCAGGGGAGGGGCGCACTCGTGGGAGAACTGCGTCGCGTGCTGCGCGACGTGTAACCACCGCAAGGCCGACAAGCTCCTCTCGGAGCTGGGGTGGCGCCTGCGGGTCGTGCCGAGGGAGCCGCACGGGCCTCACTGGCGGTTGCTGGCGCATGCCAAGGAGGCGGATCCGTCGTGGCGGCGTTACCTGGGGGCGCCGGCGGCCTGA
- a CDS encoding LVIVD repeat-containing protein, which produces MNTGRRRGGLAGALLGATALAFAGLGAPASAQQDDIPDVDEVVHSRNMQPIAHLDKEGPFAGRSAYNTDIAFTRGHAVLGNYDGFTVYDVRKPSKPRVVSQVLCPGGQNDVSVSGDLLFLSTDYARTNDSCTSEPSEASNPDSWEGIKVFDISDLSRPEYVASVRTDCGSHTHTMVPAPERKSVLLYVSSYSPAPELPNCQPPHDKVSIVEVPIDSPQDAKLVATPVLFPDGGNPGDGYSRKTTGCHDLTAYPEKNLMAGACMGDGILVDISDRMNPRVIDRVQDNTNFAFWHSATFNNEGTKVVFTDELGGGGMPTCNAEIGPERGANGIYDLTGSGDDAKLAFRSYFKIPRHQGDTENCVAHNGSLIPVRGRDIMVQAWYQGGVSVWDFTDSDRPKEIAYFERGPLSDTQNITGGSWSAYYYNGHIYSSDIQKGFDVLDIRDRRTAPAKSVIFDEFNAQTQPSYGRR; this is translated from the coding sequence GTGAACACAGGACGCAGGCGCGGAGGTCTGGCTGGGGCGCTGCTCGGCGCCACGGCGCTGGCTTTCGCGGGCCTCGGCGCACCCGCCTCGGCGCAGCAGGACGACATCCCGGATGTGGACGAGGTGGTGCACAGCCGCAACATGCAGCCGATCGCCCACCTCGACAAGGAAGGCCCCTTCGCGGGCCGGAGTGCGTACAACACCGACATCGCGTTCACCAGGGGACACGCGGTGCTGGGGAATTATGACGGCTTCACCGTCTACGACGTGAGGAAGCCGTCGAAGCCACGGGTCGTCAGCCAGGTGCTGTGCCCCGGTGGGCAGAACGACGTGTCCGTGTCCGGCGACCTGCTCTTCCTGTCCACCGACTACGCCCGCACGAACGACTCCTGCACGAGCGAGCCCTCGGAGGCGTCGAACCCGGATTCCTGGGAGGGCATCAAGGTCTTCGACATCAGCGACCTGTCGAGGCCCGAATACGTGGCGTCCGTGCGCACCGACTGCGGCTCGCACACCCACACCATGGTGCCCGCGCCGGAACGGAAATCCGTGCTGCTGTACGTGTCGTCGTACTCTCCCGCGCCGGAGCTGCCGAACTGCCAGCCGCCTCACGACAAGGTGTCGATCGTCGAGGTGCCGATCGACAGCCCACAGGACGCGAAGCTGGTGGCGACTCCCGTTCTCTTCCCCGACGGAGGTAACCCCGGTGACGGCTACTCACGCAAGACCACCGGCTGCCACGACCTCACCGCCTACCCCGAGAAGAACCTCATGGCGGGGGCGTGCATGGGCGACGGCATCCTCGTGGACATCAGCGACAGGATGAACCCCCGCGTCATCGACCGCGTGCAGGACAACACCAACTTCGCGTTCTGGCACAGCGCCACGTTCAACAACGAGGGCACGAAAGTCGTGTTCACGGACGAACTCGGCGGTGGCGGCATGCCGACGTGCAACGCGGAGATCGGGCCCGAACGCGGTGCGAACGGGATCTACGACCTCACGGGAAGCGGCGACGACGCGAAGCTCGCGTTCCGCAGCTACTTCAAGATCCCGCGTCACCAGGGAGACACCGAGAACTGCGTCGCGCACAACGGCTCACTGATCCCGGTGCGGGGTCGCGACATCATGGTCCAGGCGTGGTACCAGGGCGGTGTGTCGGTGTGGGACTTCACCGACTCCGACCGGCCGAAGGAGATCGCCTACTTCGAGCGTGGACCACTGTCCGACACCCAGAACATCACCGGCGGTTCGTGGTCGGCGTACTACTACAACGGCCACATCTACTCGTCGGACATCCAGAAGGGTTTCGACGTGCTGGACATCCGTGACAGGCGCACGGCTCCGGCGAAGTCGGTGATCTTCGACGAGTTCAACGCCCAGACTCAGCCTTCCTACGGTCGCCGCTGA
- a CDS encoding DUF305 domain-containing protein, giving the protein MRGALSAAAAVIVMLVAGCTAEPEQSASPAVIVPHGPGEAADVVQAERAAEQARQVQVSDADVDYMRMMIPHHEQALVMTDLVPDRSRSARVESIAERIAVAQEGEIAMMRSWLDEHAKGHGDKEHDGREGHSDHGDHSGHGDHGGHAGHDRMPGMATEEQLAALRAATGEEFDRLFCELMITHHEGALTMAEDYLPHGLEPRALAMAQEVVTTQTAEIEHLRAMMP; this is encoded by the coding sequence ATGCGAGGTGCGTTGTCGGCCGCTGCGGCCGTGATCGTCATGCTTGTCGCCGGTTGCACGGCGGAGCCGGAGCAGTCGGCCTCGCCCGCCGTCATCGTGCCGCACGGCCCCGGCGAGGCCGCCGACGTCGTCCAGGCTGAGCGGGCGGCCGAGCAGGCGCGGCAGGTCCAGGTCTCGGACGCCGACGTGGACTACATGCGGATGATGATCCCGCACCACGAGCAGGCCCTGGTGATGACGGACCTCGTCCCAGACCGCTCACGCAGCGCGCGAGTCGAATCGATCGCCGAGCGCATCGCCGTGGCGCAGGAGGGCGAGATCGCGATGATGCGGTCGTGGCTCGACGAGCACGCGAAAGGCCACGGCGACAAGGAGCACGACGGCCGCGAGGGGCACAGCGACCACGGTGATCACAGCGGCCACGGGGACCACGGCGGTCATGCCGGACACGACCGGATGCCCGGCATGGCCACCGAGGAACAACTCGCCGCCTTACGCGCCGCCACCGGTGAGGAGTTCGACCGGTTGTTCTGCGAACTCATGATCACCCACCACGAGGGCGCGCTCACCATGGCCGAGGACTACCTTCCCCATGGCCTTGAGCCGCGCGCGCTCGCGATGGCGCAGGAGGTCGTGACCACGCAGACCGCGGAGATCGAACACCTGCGGGCCATGATGCCGTGA
- a CDS encoding globin, with protein sequence MSSAHSSPQAPQPESFYEAVGGEETFRRLVARFYAEVAGDEVLRPMYPEEDLGPAEERLRLFLMQYWGGPHTYSDRRGHPRLRMRHVPFKIGPIERDAWLRAMRIAVDESGIEEPYRSQLWRYLEMAANSLMNSWE encoded by the coding sequence GTGAGCAGTGCCCATTCCTCCCCGCAGGCACCGCAGCCCGAGTCCTTCTACGAGGCGGTGGGCGGTGAGGAGACCTTCCGCAGGCTCGTGGCCCGCTTCTACGCCGAGGTCGCAGGCGACGAGGTCCTTCGCCCCATGTATCCCGAGGAAGACCTCGGTCCCGCGGAGGAGCGCCTCCGGCTCTTCCTCATGCAGTACTGGGGTGGGCCGCACACCTATTCCGATCGCAGAGGGCACCCCCGGCTGCGGATGAGGCACGTGCCGTTCAAGATCGGCCCGATCGAACGGGACGCCTGGCTTCGGGCCATGCGGATCGCCGTGGACGAATCCGGCATCGAGGAGCCCTACCGGTCGCAGCTCTGGCGGTACCTGGAGATGGCAGCGAACTCGCTGATGAACAGCTGGGAGTAG
- a CDS encoding acyl-CoA thioesterase, producing the protein MSREASHYVAQVRPRWSDMDAFGHVNHARLVTLLEEARVPLLFGGTTASSDDAGLRRDHGRRASELSEFAKGIVVVRLHVDYRAPIVVDGRAVRVEITLADLRYASFTLDYRVRTGPAEDDTVAATAATVLAPYDLERGRPRRLSEAERAFLTEHVPSGGRV; encoded by the coding sequence ATGAGCCGGGAGGCGAGTCACTACGTCGCGCAGGTTCGGCCCCGATGGTCCGATATGGACGCGTTCGGACACGTGAATCACGCGCGGCTGGTGACGTTGCTGGAGGAGGCGAGGGTGCCGCTGCTGTTCGGCGGCACCACCGCGTCGAGCGACGACGCGGGCCTCCGACGTGATCACGGACGTCGCGCGAGTGAGCTGTCGGAGTTCGCCAAGGGCATCGTCGTGGTGCGCCTGCATGTCGATTACCGGGCGCCGATCGTGGTGGACGGCCGTGCGGTGCGCGTCGAAATCACGCTCGCCGACCTGCGGTATGCGTCGTTCACCCTCGACTACCGGGTACGAACGGGTCCTGCGGAGGACGACACGGTGGCTGCGACAGCGGCCACCGTGCTCGCGCCGTACGACCTCGAACGAGGAAGGCCACGCCGCTTGTCCGAGGCCGAGCGCGCCTTTCTCACCGAACATGTGCCGAGTGGAGGACGGGTGTGA